The Triticum aestivum cultivar Chinese Spring chromosome 5A, IWGSC CS RefSeq v2.1, whole genome shotgun sequence genomic sequence CCAGTTATCGGGATTATGCGTCAGACTACATAGTTTTTGGCGATCGTCCTTTTGTCAGTTTTGGCAATCCAAATTTTGTCGAATCTGCTACAATTGCTCATATATGCAAAATCGACGGTGCAATCCTCTATTGGTCAATTGCATGTTCATCATGGAAATTGCGCCTTTCTTTGTACATTGCTCTCTATAAGGACACAAAGAACACGTTAGGAAGCAAAACCATGTGATCGTTTCTAGCTTTTCAAACGCATGAACGTTTTTCCTGCTAAATGCTAATCATGGTTTGAACAATCTGAATTTCACATCTATAATTGGTACCGATGGAAGGTGATAGGCCTCGTGTGTCGCCACTCTTGTATGGCGGCCCGGAGTGCGTGGTTGGGCATGAGCTCCTCGGTGGGAAGCTTGATGTTGGTCATCGGCGACGTGTCGTGTCCGCTCCCGAGCCACTCCTTCATCGCCTCCGCCTCGTAGGTGAACCCGTCGCCGGCGATCTGCGGATCCCTCATCACCTCCTGCGAAATCACATCAGTTATTCATCACTGCATCGTTTCGGAAAGCCGCGCGCATGTGAATGATCGAATGCACATGTGCATACCTTGAGTATCGGGCAGAGGAAGTAGGACGGAGCGCCGCCGCTGTCGGACGCCGTCGACGCCGAGAGCGACGACCACGTCCTCCCCGGCGTGGCGTCCGTCGCGGCCTCCAGCACGCTCAGCGCCTCATCCAGAAGCTCGGCCGCGCGGCGTGGTCCTCCGGCTTCGACCGCGTCGCAGCATTTCAACCCGAGGAGCGCGACCTCCGTGGCGCGCTCCATCGGCCACCCTCCGGCAGTCGCGTCCACCACCTCGTGCCAGGGCGTGCTCCCGTCGGCGGCCTTCTGCGCCGCCTTCTTCGCCGCGAACGCCGGCATGCCCGTCACCAGGCGGAGGAGGACCACGCCCAGCGCATGCACGTCGCACTGCGGGGTCAGCTCCCCCGTCGCCAGGTACCGCGGCTCCACATACGGCAGCGCCACGCCGGTCGGGAGCTGTGGCGACGCCACGAGACCAGGCATGCCGAGGCCGGCGAGCTTGCTGGAGGAGCACCGCTCGTCCTCCAGGAGGATATTCTCTGGCCGGACGTCGCCATGCACTGTTGCCGTCGAGTGGAGGTAGGCCAGGGCGGAGCAGGTTCGGTACGCGGTGCCGCACCGCGCGTGCCATGGCAGTGGCGGCGCCTCTCTTCCAAGACGGTCCTCCAAGCTCCCGCCCGGCACGAGCTCGTGCACTACGGCGCGCGCCCCCGGGCACGCGCCGACGAGCGCGACGATGTTTGGGTGCCTCGCCCTGGCGATGGCGTCCACTGCACGACCGAACGGCGCCTCGTCGACGGCGACGTCGGGGCAGATCATCTTGACGGCGACGCTCATGCCGCGGAGGCTCCCTCTGTacacgcggccgcggctgccggcACGGGCGCCTCCTATCACGGCAGACTCGTCGAAACGATCGGTCGCCTCCTCCAGCTCCGACAAACCAAGCCGCAAGAAACTCACACTTTGATCACCATCGTCCACCGCAGGCATGGATTCTTCGTCAGCCGCAGGCCCTTCTCCTCGGCGCTCCCGCCTGAGCGCGTCGAGGACAGAGCACGACTCCGACATCCTGACATCGAGCTCGCTCATCACGCGCCCTGAGTCGGTGATCTGGAGCTCGAGCTCGGCGCTGCGGTCATCAACCTCCCGTATCTTCTCGAGAAGGGCGTCCAGGTCCCGCCTTTCCTGCTCCATGGCCGCGCGCTCCCTCGCCAGACTCTCCTCCATCTCCTTCCGGCGCCTCGCCTCGCCATGGTAGGAGCTCTCTGCGTCCCTCGCCTGCACCCAATCAAAATCAGATGATGGTCGAGAATCTGACTCGTTGATCGAAGCAAAGCTATCTCATTTATTATATTCAGAAACTTACCATCATGGACGCGTTGGCCAGGTCCCGGTCGGCCTTCTGCCGCCGGCGAGTCTCTTCGTACGCCTCGTGCCTGAGGCTCCCAGCCTCCATAATCGCGTCTTTGAGCTTCTCGTACAAAGCATCTTCCATGTCGCCAGCCTCCTCCTGACAATACCATCACACAAGAATATTTTATACCACGCCGACATGATCACACGATCGTAGCCCATGGTTTTTTTAAATTTCAGCacattgtttttgtttttttggagGAAATTTCACCACATTGTTGTTCAGATAAAAAAAATTCTTAGTTTGAAATGCCTGCACATACCGAAGCTGAACCATCGTGCGAAGGCGTCGGCGGGTCTTCTTCGACATCTTGCAGTAACTGCACGACAGCCGACGACCCACCTTCAGCGGCTCCCTCATGAGCGAAATCCTCGATGCTGTGATCCGTGGCATTGTCGCTGTCGTCCCTGCTCGGAGTCCGGCGGAGCGACGCCGCCATCATCGGATCGGGCGAGTCGTGGTGCATCCCCAACAGCTCGCCGTCACCGTCCCCGTGGATGGTCAGGCGCGGCGGGGACGATTTCGATCTCGAGTAGTCAGAAGCGACCGATCTGGGGCTGGAGCTAGCCGTGGATGGCTCTGCTCTGTTCAGCTCCTGGCTGACCTCCCTGAGCAAAGGTCAGGTAGATGGCATTAACAACATGAAATGTGCCAGTTAATTTACTAAGTAAACTTTCTATTAAAACCCATCCGATGATTTGTGGTATTATTACTGATTTTGGTCTCTTTCTGTTACTCGGCACTCTCTAGGTGAAACAGCTTGTTTTTCTAGGCAATATCTATATGAAACGAAGTGAGCTGAAAGGTGTCAAAATGTCCAGACATATACATATACCTAGTGCAGATGAGGTTTCCTTTGCAGACGAACCAGATCCTGCAAGAggggttggccttccgctgcaccgtCACCGCCTTCTTACACTTGGGCGCCCGCAACTTCCTAACAACCACACACACCATATCCATCACAATCGCAATCACAAAAGTATCTTCATATCTGACTAGGGAATACTCCAGTAACTAATATCGATCATCTCTAAATCCACAcgcgcacgcacacgcacacgcacact encodes the following:
- the LOC123107032 gene encoding U-box domain-containing protein 33 codes for the protein MAEAGGVGRSGEDDQGGEEERGGGAAAAEVQVYCAVGKEAGKEWRANLRWVLANFPRSRHRLVLAHVHRPPHRINMMGAWVPVSQLAEHEVAAYSKLEEERATKALDVLIDICASQRVHARKVIVSGDDAARGLVQLVDDHGVAELVMGAAADRGYTRKLRAPKCKKAVTVQRKANPSCRIWFVCKGNLICTREVSQELNRAEPSTASSSPRSVASDYSRSKSSPPRLTIHGDGDGELLGMHHDSPDPMMAASLRRTPSRDDSDNATDHSIEDFAHEGAAEGGSSAVVQLLQDVEEDPPTPSHDGSASEEAGDMEDALYEKLKDAIMEAGSLRHEAYEETRRRQKADRDLANASMMARDAESSYHGEARRRKEMEESLARERAAMEQERRDLDALLEKIREVDDRSAELELQITDSGRVMSELDVRMSESCSVLDALRRERRGEGPAADEESMPAVDDGDQSVSFLRLGLSELEEATDRFDESAVIGGARAGSRGRVYRGSLRGMSVAVKMICPDVAVDEAPFGRAVDAIARARHPNIVALVGACPGARAVVHELVPGGSLEDRLGREAPPLPWHARCGTAYRTCSALAYLHSTATVHGDVRPENILLEDERCSSSKLAGLGMPGLVASPQLPTGVALPYVEPRYLATGELTPQCDVHALGVVLLRLVTGMPAFAAKKAAQKAADGSTPWHEVVDATAGGWPMERATEVALLGLKCCDAVEAGGPRRAAELLDEALSVLEAATDATPGRTWSSLSASTASDSGGAPSYFLCPILKEVMRDPQIAGDGFTYEAEAMKEWLGSGHDTSPMTNIKLPTEELMPNHALRAAIQEWRHTRPITFHRYQL